The following coding sequences lie in one Peribacillus frigoritolerans genomic window:
- a CDS encoding transglycosylase domain-containing protein, with translation MNNNQKDRFLTVWKQLTSFFQNEKTHRNARVTYQVIWNLTLILIIVGILGFSFAGGVGAGYFAALVNDEPVRSKEDLKKDIYNYEETSEVYFADEVYLGKLKSDLEREEVSIDKVSEHLKNAVIATEDEYFYDHDGVVPKAILRAIYQEFSNATVQSGGSTLTQQLIKNQVLTNEVSFERKAKEILLALRVEKFFEKEEILETYLNVSTLGRNSSGRNIAGVESAAEGIFGVEAKDLTLPQSAFIAGLPQSPFGYTPYTQKGKLKENQEPGINRMKTVLKRMYSNGYITKEEYDKANTYDITKDFIGKTEMPSEKYPWLTYEIEKRSIEILSVSLAKEDGYEEKDLKNDDLKAQYLALADRKLRQNGYKIYTTVNKKIYDKMQEVTKNYPNFGYDKLAQVPDPDTKEMKTVSQPVEAGAILIENKTGKIISFVGGRDFKREQTNHATASLRSNGSTMKPLVIYGPGIELGKISPGSVSANVPISIPTGGKPWSPGNYGGGSYTGVSTAREALKNSYNIPAALFYKKIINLSPASYLENMGFSTVTKGDYSNLALSLGAMEKGVTVEENVNAYGTFANSGEFIDAYMIDKIVSKDGKVIYQHKVKPVDVFSPQAAYLTLDMMRDVVNSGTAASVRNRLAFSSDWAGKTGTSQNYWDAWFVASNPNVSFGTWLGYDKPKSLQGTYNGLEYNKRNMYYWADLINAAYKVDPKLIDPDKRFEMPGGIVSRSFCGVSGLLPSSSCQKAGLVKSDLFIAKYAPSKADDSFIDGQYVSVGSKRYAALPQTPGEFTSGGFMLNPDSFADIGLKYVNDPGSVIPGAEKSGNVVGATAKLNDNGKAPDPLSITISNDKITWGLHGEGDVVGYRVYKDGKKVASINAGENLVYKVGSGGSYYVTAVDIVGKESAPSQRVESGAKKTGSKEDSTKTKDDRGKDKIANEDKKPDSKEENGSDKEKEPEKETQTDKDKEPAQDKEQQNKENTDQENQETDKEQDTVNDKEQDTDKAEEEEE, from the coding sequence ATGAATAATAATCAAAAAGATAGATTTCTAACAGTCTGGAAGCAGCTGACCAGTTTTTTTCAAAATGAAAAAACACATAGGAACGCGCGGGTTACATACCAAGTCATTTGGAATTTAACGCTGATCCTCATTATTGTCGGGATTTTAGGATTCTCATTCGCCGGCGGTGTCGGAGCCGGCTATTTCGCTGCCCTCGTCAATGATGAGCCGGTACGCTCAAAAGAAGATTTGAAAAAAGACATTTACAATTATGAAGAGACCTCTGAAGTATACTTTGCTGACGAAGTATACTTGGGCAAGCTTAAGAGTGACCTTGAACGTGAAGAAGTGTCCATCGATAAAGTTTCCGAGCATCTAAAAAATGCAGTCATCGCTACAGAAGATGAGTATTTTTATGACCATGACGGGGTTGTTCCGAAAGCTATCCTGCGTGCGATTTACCAGGAATTTTCGAATGCAACCGTCCAATCGGGAGGAAGTACATTAACACAGCAGCTCATTAAAAACCAGGTCCTGACCAACGAAGTATCGTTTGAACGGAAAGCAAAAGAAATCCTGCTTGCGCTCCGGGTCGAAAAATTCTTTGAAAAAGAAGAGATTTTGGAAACCTACTTAAACGTTTCCACTTTGGGACGAAATTCTTCAGGACGTAACATCGCTGGTGTCGAGTCCGCCGCTGAAGGCATTTTTGGCGTGGAGGCCAAAGATCTGACACTGCCCCAATCTGCGTTTATCGCTGGATTGCCGCAAAGCCCTTTCGGATATACACCATATACCCAGAAAGGAAAACTGAAAGAAAATCAAGAGCCCGGCATCAACCGGATGAAAACCGTTTTAAAGCGGATGTATAGTAACGGATACATAACAAAAGAAGAATATGATAAAGCAAACACATACGACATAACAAAAGACTTTATCGGCAAAACGGAGATGCCATCCGAGAAATATCCATGGCTCACCTATGAGATCGAAAAACGCTCAATCGAAATCCTATCCGTCAGTCTGGCAAAAGAAGATGGATATGAAGAGAAAGATTTAAAGAATGATGATTTAAAAGCTCAATATCTAGCACTTGCCGACCGTAAGCTTCGACAAAATGGCTATAAGATTTATACGACCGTCAACAAAAAGATTTATGACAAGATGCAGGAAGTAACGAAAAACTATCCGAATTTCGGGTACGATAAACTGGCGCAAGTCCCCGACCCGGATACGAAGGAAATGAAGACCGTGAGCCAGCCCGTAGAGGCCGGAGCGATTCTTATCGAGAATAAAACAGGGAAAATCATCAGTTTCGTAGGCGGCCGCGATTTCAAGCGGGAACAGACGAACCACGCAACCGCATCATTGCGCTCAAACGGATCAACGATGAAGCCGCTGGTGATATATGGTCCAGGCATCGAGCTAGGCAAGATCTCGCCTGGCAGCGTATCGGCCAACGTGCCGATCTCCATTCCAACAGGCGGCAAACCGTGGAGTCCAGGAAACTATGGCGGCGGCAGCTATACGGGAGTATCGACTGCCCGCGAGGCCCTGAAGAATTCCTACAATATCCCGGCAGCGCTCTTTTACAAGAAAATAATCAACCTGAGCCCCGCTTCGTATTTGGAAAATATGGGCTTCTCCACCGTGACGAAAGGGGATTACTCCAATCTTGCCTTGTCATTAGGTGCGATGGAAAAAGGTGTAACCGTTGAAGAAAACGTCAATGCATATGGCACTTTTGCCAATTCAGGAGAATTCATCGATGCTTATATGATCGATAAAATCGTTTCGAAAGATGGCAAAGTCATCTATCAGCATAAAGTGAAACCAGTGGATGTTTTCTCTCCACAAGCCGCTTACCTGACGCTTGATATGATGCGTGATGTCGTAAACAGCGGGACGGCGGCCTCAGTCAGGAACCGCCTTGCTTTCTCAAGCGATTGGGCAGGTAAAACCGGTACTTCACAAAACTATTGGGATGCCTGGTTTGTAGCCAGCAACCCGAATGTATCGTTCGGGACATGGCTCGGTTATGACAAGCCAAAATCCTTGCAAGGCACCTATAATGGGCTGGAATACAATAAACGTAATATGTATTATTGGGCAGATCTGATCAATGCCGCATATAAAGTCGACCCTAAACTCATCGACCCCGATAAGCGATTTGAAATGCCGGGCGGAATTGTCAGCCGTTCCTTCTGTGGCGTTTCAGGACTGCTGCCTTCAAGTTCATGCCAAAAGGCCGGGCTTGTCAAATCGGATTTATTCATTGCCAAATATGCTCCATCCAAGGCGGATGATAGTTTCATAGATGGACAATATGTATCAGTCGGCAGTAAACGCTACGCAGCCCTTCCGCAAACGCCTGGCGAATTCACAAGCGGCGGGTTCATGTTGAATCCCGATTCCTTTGCAGATATCGGATTGAAATATGTCAATGACCCGGGATCCGTAATTCCTGGAGCCGAAAAATCAGGAAATGTCGTCGGGGCGACAGCGAAATTGAATGATAATGGCAAAGCACCAGATCCCCTATCCATAACGATCAGTAACGATAAGATTACATGGGGCTTGCATGGCGAAGGAGATGTCGTCGGTTATCGTGTCTATAAAGACGGCAAAAAAGTGGCGAGCATCAATGCTGGGGAGAATCTTGTTTACAAAGTCGGCTCTGGCGGTTCCTATTACGTAACGGCCGTAGACATAGTCGGTAAAGAATCGGCCCCTTCTCAACGTGTTGAAAGCGGCGCTAAAAAGACAGGTTCAAAAGAAGATTCCACAAAAACTAAAGATGATCGCGGAAAAGATAAAATAGCTAACGAAGATAAAAAACCAGACTCAAAAGAAGAGAACGGTTCAGATAAAGAAAAAGAACCAGAAAAAGAAACGCAAACGGATAAAGATAAAGAGCCAGCTCAAGACAAAGAGCAGCAAAACAAAGAGAATACAGATCAAGAAAATCAAGAGACCGACAAAGAGCAAGACACAGTCAATGATAAAGAGCAAGACACGGATAAAGCTGAAGAAGAGGAAGAATGA
- the acsA gene encoding acetate--CoA ligase has translation MNVKALPVVEGNFNLKNYDEKYNKFDWSETEKEFSWSETGKVNLAYEAIDRHVETYKKNKVALYYKDDKRNEKYTFKEMKDYTNQAANVFKNIANVEKGDRVFIFMPRSPELYFALLGAIKTGAVVGPLFEAFMEGAIRDRLEDSEASVIVTTPELLPRVPVDELPHLKHIFLVGENIKEEGNYHNFNQKLKEADKKFEIEWVDRNDGLILHYTSGSTGKPKGVLHVHNAMIQHYQTARWVLDLQDEDVYWCTADPGWVTGTSYGIFGPWLTGTSNVIVGGRFKPESWYKTLEDFGVTVWYSAPTAFRMLMGAGDEIVKRFDLSSLRHILSVGEPLNPEVVRWGMKVFNHRIHDTWWMTETGAQVICNYPCLEIKPGSMGKPIPGVKAAIVDDQGNELPPHRMGNLAIKKGWPSMMKTVWKNEAKYESYFMPGDWYVSGDSAYMDEDGYFWFQGRVDDVIMTAGERVGPFEVESKLVEHPAVAEAGVIGKPDPVRGEIIKAFIALRDGYEANDELIEEIRTFVKHGLAAHAAPREIEFRDKLPKTRSGKIMRRVLKAWELDLPTGDLSSMED, from the coding sequence ATGAATGTGAAAGCGTTGCCAGTAGTGGAAGGTAATTTTAATTTAAAGAATTATGATGAAAAATACAATAAGTTTGACTGGTCTGAGACCGAAAAGGAATTCTCCTGGTCTGAAACCGGTAAAGTGAATCTTGCGTATGAAGCCATTGACCGCCATGTCGAAACATACAAAAAGAATAAAGTGGCCCTTTATTACAAAGACGATAAAAGAAATGAAAAGTATACATTCAAGGAAATGAAAGATTATACGAATCAAGCGGCAAATGTGTTCAAGAACATTGCCAATGTGGAAAAAGGAGATCGTGTTTTCATCTTCATGCCTCGCTCCCCGGAGCTTTATTTTGCATTGTTGGGTGCGATTAAAACGGGAGCGGTCGTAGGGCCGTTGTTCGAAGCCTTCATGGAAGGCGCCATAAGGGATCGTCTTGAAGATAGTGAGGCAAGTGTGATAGTGACGACACCTGAACTTTTGCCGCGTGTCCCGGTGGATGAATTACCCCATTTAAAGCATATTTTCTTGGTGGGGGAAAATATAAAGGAAGAAGGAAATTACCATAACTTCAATCAAAAACTAAAAGAAGCCGACAAAAAATTCGAAATTGAATGGGTCGATCGGAATGACGGTCTGATTCTTCACTACACCTCAGGTTCCACAGGCAAACCTAAAGGAGTGCTACACGTTCATAATGCGATGATCCAGCATTATCAAACGGCAAGATGGGTCCTTGATTTGCAGGATGAGGACGTGTATTGGTGCACAGCGGACCCTGGATGGGTGACAGGGACGTCTTACGGGATATTTGGACCTTGGCTGACAGGAACCTCGAATGTCATTGTAGGCGGGCGGTTCAAGCCTGAATCCTGGTACAAGACCTTGGAGGACTTTGGTGTCACAGTTTGGTATAGTGCCCCGACTGCCTTCAGGATGCTGATGGGCGCAGGTGACGAAATCGTTAAGCGGTTCGATTTGAGTTCTCTCCGCCATATTTTAAGTGTCGGTGAACCGTTGAACCCGGAAGTGGTGCGCTGGGGAATGAAGGTATTCAATCACCGTATCCATGATACATGGTGGATGACGGAGACCGGGGCACAGGTCATCTGCAATTATCCTTGCCTGGAAATCAAACCGGGTTCGATGGGCAAACCGATTCCAGGTGTGAAGGCGGCAATAGTGGATGATCAAGGCAACGAGCTTCCGCCGCATAGAATGGGGAACCTTGCCATCAAGAAAGGCTGGCCTTCGATGATGAAGACCGTCTGGAAGAATGAAGCTAAATATGAATCTTACTTTATGCCAGGTGATTGGTATGTTTCAGGAGATTCCGCATATATGGATGAAGATGGTTATTTCTGGTTCCAAGGCCGTGTTGATGATGTCATCATGACGGCAGGGGAGCGGGTCGGACCTTTCGAAGTGGAAAGCAAATTGGTCGAGCATCCAGCCGTAGCCGAAGCTGGGGTCATCGGTAAGCCGGATCCGGTTCGGGGGGAAATTATCAAAGCGTTCATCGCCCTTCGTGACGGATACGAGGCAAACGATGAATTGATTGAGGAAATTCGTACATTTGTAAAGCATGGTCTAGCGGCACATGCGGCACCTCGTGAAATTGAATTCAGGGATAAACTTCCTAAAACAAGAAGCGGTAAAATCATGCGCCGTGTCTTGAAAGCTTGGGAACTTGATCTGCCAACTGGTGATTTATCATCGATGGAGGATTGA
- a CDS encoding acetoin utilization AcuB family protein, whose product MIVETIMNEDIITLTPTDTIHSAVLIIKEKRIRHIPIVDDSFQLVGLVSDRDIRDAAPSIFRTEEYKNDLQKPLSSIMKTEIITGHPLDFVEEIGAVFCDNNISCLPIVKGRKLVGIITGSDLLHSYVELTGVNQPGSQIEIRIPDKAGSLHDIAHIFKRRNTNILSTLVYPEKNGTDYKILVIRVQTMNPFMVVEDLKKEGYTVLWPSLPGISHE is encoded by the coding sequence ATGATTGTTGAAACAATAATGAATGAGGATATTATCACCCTCACTCCAACGGATACAATCCATAGCGCTGTTTTGATCATCAAGGAGAAGCGAATTCGCCATATCCCCATTGTCGATGACAGCTTTCAACTTGTGGGATTAGTCAGCGACCGTGATATTCGGGATGCTGCCCCTTCTATATTCCGTACCGAAGAATACAAAAATGATTTACAAAAACCACTGTCAAGCATCATGAAAACGGAAATAATCACAGGGCACCCACTGGATTTCGTGGAAGAAATCGGGGCTGTTTTCTGTGATAACAATATCAGCTGCCTTCCAATCGTAAAGGGAAGGAAGTTAGTGGGCATCATAACCGGTTCTGATTTACTTCATTCATACGTTGAGTTGACTGGAGTCAATCAGCCCGGTTCCCAAATCGAAATCAGAATCCCCGATAAGGCAGGTTCCCTTCATGATATTGCCCATATTTTCAAAAGGCGCAATACGAATATCCTGAGCACCCTTGTTTATCCTGAAAAAAATGGAACCGACTATAAAATTCTTGTAATTCGTGTACAGACGATGAATCCATTTATGGTGGTGGAGGATTTGAAGAAAGAAGGCTATACCGTTTTATGGCCTAGTCTACCGGGGATTTCACATGAATGA
- a CDS encoding GNAT family N-acetyltransferase, whose translation MEYSKTFYTKELQTLSGTLIIEGPLSGEKMSAYEFHEDLVAFRPPALQHKALIEIADLPEGRIFIARENETIVGYVTYLYPDPLERWSEIKMEDLIELGAIEVIPKYRGASVGKNLIRLSMEDDSVEDFIIITTEYYWHWDLKGTGLNIWDYRKVMEKMMSAGGLVYFATDDPEISSHPANCLMARIGKRVPPESIQKFDQLRFMNRFMY comes from the coding sequence ATGGAATATAGTAAGACCTTTTACACTAAGGAACTGCAGACATTAAGCGGAACGCTCATCATCGAGGGGCCGTTAAGCGGCGAAAAAATGTCAGCTTATGAGTTTCACGAAGACTTGGTCGCCTTTCGCCCGCCTGCTTTGCAGCATAAAGCGTTAATAGAGATTGCAGACTTGCCTGAGGGCAGGATCTTTATCGCCCGCGAAAATGAAACAATCGTGGGTTATGTAACTTACTTATACCCCGATCCCTTGGAGCGCTGGTCTGAAATCAAGATGGAGGACCTGATTGAGCTTGGTGCAATCGAGGTCATCCCTAAATACCGGGGTGCCTCCGTCGGGAAGAACCTAATCCGCCTTTCCATGGAAGACGATTCGGTTGAAGACTTCATCATCATCACCACTGAATACTATTGGCATTGGGATTTGAAAGGGACAGGTCTGAATATTTGGGACTATCGCAAGGTCATGGAAAAAATGATGAGTGCCGGTGGTTTGGTTTACTTTGCAACAGATGATCCTGAAATCAGTTCCCATCCGGCCAACTGCCTGATGGCCCGTATTGGCAAAAGGGTCCCGCCGGAATCCATCCAGAAATTCGACCAATTGCGTTTTATGAATCGGTTTATGTATTAA